A region from the Triticum aestivum cultivar Chinese Spring chromosome 3D, IWGSC CS RefSeq v2.1, whole genome shotgun sequence genome encodes:
- the LOC123074019 gene encoding xyloglucan endotransglucosylase/hydrolase protein 3-like gives MASSLQPWVLLLIFPLLCLVLSPAALAAVFNDNFVAVGGTDSNHLVDQGTAVRLVLDKSSGAGFSSKEAYGSGFFHMRIKTPPGYSAGVVTAFYLSLTMEPEQGDHNEVDLEFLGNVDGKPVILQTNIFLNGKGDSEQRYELWFDAGADFHDYKILWNPYQLVVFVDDTPIRVLKNLAPSQFPVRPFKIRASIWDGSDWATGNVKYRVDYNRAPFTTVFQDFDVNGCPATGGASCGSPSLSWNAIQSLTPAQWEAYKDAKSKHMTYDYCTNKDRAYAQLPGECNNN, from the exons ATGGCTTCCAGTTTGCAGCCATGggttctcctcctcatcttccccctcctctgtttgGTGCTTAGCCCCGCAGCACTTGCGGCAGTGTTCAACGATAACTTCGTGGCAGTAGGGGGTACAGATAGTAATCACCTAGTTGATCAGGGGACAGCAGTTCGTCTCGTCTTGGATAAGAGCTCCG GGGCTGGATTTAGTTCCAAGGAGGCGTATGGTTCAGGGTTCTTCCATATGAGGATCAAGACACCGCCCGGGTACAGTGCCGGAGTCGTAACGGCCTTCTATCTGAGT CTCACAATGGAACCCGAGCAAGGTGACCACAATGAGGTGGATTTGGAGTTCCTGGGCAACGTGGACGGCAAGCCGGTCATTCTCCAGACCAACATCTTCCTAAACGGCAAAGGTGACAGTGAGCAGAGGTACGAGCTGTGGTTCGACGCTGGAGCCGATTTCCATGACTACAAGATACTCTGGAACCCCTACCAGCTCGT GGTGTTCGTCGACGACACGCCGATACGGGTGCTCAAGAACCTCGCGCCCAGCCAGTTCCCGGTGAGGCCGTTCAAGATCCGGGCGAGCATCTGGGACGGCTCCGATTGGGCGACGGGCAATGTCAAATACAGGGTCGACTATAACCGTGCGCCGTTCACCACTGTGTTTCAGGACTTCGACGTCAATGGCTGCCCCGCCACCGGTGGCGCGTCGTGTGGCTCGCCGAGCCTGTCGTGGAACGCAATCCAGAGCCTGACGCCCGCGCAGTGGGAGGCGTACAAGGACGCCAAGAGCAAGCACATGACCTACGACTACTGTACCAATAAGGACAGGGCGTACGCCCAGCTGCCGGGAGAGTGCAACAACAACTAA